The Schistocerca nitens isolate TAMUIC-IGC-003100 chromosome 7, iqSchNite1.1, whole genome shotgun sequence genome contains a region encoding:
- the LOC126195685 gene encoding uncharacterized protein LOC126195685: MSQVYENIFRDALKGFRVSEDGLNSGYCNSLEEVETLLNQLKTVGFSYCVRSSRFKEPSSGVMKSKTKHFFKQMQGHVPIPFFGCAFAVESVWSRHCVLGPKYYRSS, from the exons ATGTCTCAGGTGTATGAAAACATCTTTCGTGACGCTCTGAAAGGTTTCAGAGTTTCGGAGGATGGCCTGAATTCAGGCTATTGTAATTCGTTGGAGgag gtggaaacacttctcaatcagctgaaaactgtggggttttcatactgcgtgagaagtagtcgttttaaagagccttcttcaggtgttatgaaaa gtaaaacaaagcatttcttcaagcaaatgcaGGGACATGTCCCTATCCCCTTTTTTGGTTGTGCATTTGCAGTGGAGAGTGTGTGGTCGAGGCACTGTGTTTTGGGGCCAAAATACTATAGAA gttcttga